A window of the Acetobacteraceae bacterium genome harbors these coding sequences:
- the greA gene encoding transcription elongation factor GreA, with protein sequence MQKMPITPAGLRRLEDELRQLKSEERPAVIKAIAEAREHGDLSENAEYHAAREKQSFIEGRIVQLEGLVGSAEVIDSSGLTEKRIRFGAFVDVADEETGKEQSFQIVGVPEADIKEGRISISSPIARALIGKEEGDVATVPAPGGDKAYEIIKVTYR encoded by the coding sequence GTGCAAAAAATGCCCATCACTCCAGCAGGTTTGCGTCGTCTTGAAGATGAGCTTCGGCAGTTAAAAAGTGAAGAGCGCCCTGCTGTCATTAAGGCAATCGCAGAAGCACGTGAACATGGTGACCTTTCTGAAAATGCTGAATATCACGCAGCACGTGAGAAACAGTCTTTTATTGAGGGCCGAATTGTGCAACTTGAAGGGCTTGTTGGTTCTGCTGAAGTGATTGATTCCTCAGGTTTGACTGAAAAACGCATTCGCTTTGGCGCTTTCGTTGATGTTGCCGATGAGGAAACAGGTAAAGAGCAATCTTTTCAGATTGTTGGTGTGCCTGAGGCAGATATTAAAGAGGGTCGCATCTCTATTTCCTCCCCGATTGCACGGGCATTAATTGGAAAAGAAGAAGGTGATGTTGCGACTGTGCCTGCCCCTGGGGGTGACAAAGCATACGAAATTATTAAAGTTACTTATCGCTGA
- a CDS encoding 2,3-bisphosphoglycerate-independent phosphoglycerate mutase, translating to MTVSTQRPRPVMLTIFDGFGWRDLMADNAVKLSVMPNFHDLWNNHPHALLAASGEAVGLPAGQMGNSEVGHLTLGAGRRILQELPRLSQAAKNNEFKDRPAVKELIDVLKKTGGTCHVMGLTSEGGVHSHLDHIIGAVKTLENAGIPVALHVFTDGRDTAPRCALDVLAKIRKEVPKATIATVSGRYFAMDRDKRWARVQEAYNVIALAKGPHFDSAEDAVKAAYAEDKGDEFVQPCVIGDYKGAQKGDGLWMLNFRADRAGEILETLLLPDFKGFERPAQPAFAFACGMTPYSTELHPYLETVFPKENIEQHLGELVAKAGLTQLRIAETEKYPHVTYFFNGGQEAPSPKEDRKLIPSPKVATYDLQPEMSADQVTDDVVAAIDSGKYDLIILNYANPDMVGHTGKLDAAISACQAVDKGLGRIEASLKKQGGVLLLTADHGNCEIMKNEETGAPHTSHTTNPVPVVLADFRDEKEVKSLRDGGTLADVAPTLLHFLRIEQPEAMTGKSLIEA from the coding sequence ATGACAGTAAGTACACAACGTCCACGTCCCGTTATGCTCACCATTTTTGATGGTTTTGGCTGGCGTGATCTCATGGCAGATAATGCTGTAAAGCTTTCTGTAATGCCTAACTTCCACGATCTCTGGAATAACCATCCGCATGCACTCCTTGCTGCGAGTGGCGAGGCCGTCGGCCTGCCAGCTGGACAAATGGGAAATTCTGAAGTCGGCCATTTAACCCTTGGAGCTGGTCGCCGTATCCTTCAAGAGCTTCCCCGTTTAAGCCAAGCTGCTAAAAATAATGAATTTAAGGATCGTCCTGCCGTTAAAGAACTCATTGACGTTCTTAAAAAGACAGGTGGCACATGCCATGTTATGGGACTAACCTCTGAAGGGGGCGTCCACTCCCATCTTGACCATATTATTGGCGCAGTTAAAACCCTTGAAAATGCAGGCATTCCTGTTGCTCTCCACGTCTTCACAGATGGCCGTGATACAGCACCACGCTGTGCTTTAGACGTTCTTGCTAAAATTAGAAAGGAAGTTCCAAAGGCAACAATTGCAACCGTTAGCGGACGCTATTTTGCGATGGACCGTGATAAACGTTGGGCACGTGTGCAAGAGGCTTACAATGTTATCGCCCTTGCAAAAGGCCCTCACTTTGACTCTGCCGAAGATGCTGTTAAAGCGGCCTATGCCGAAGATAAAGGAGACGAATTTGTACAACCTTGCGTCATTGGCGATTACAAAGGCGCACAAAAAGGCGATGGCCTCTGGATGCTGAATTTCCGTGCCGACCGTGCTGGGGAAATTTTAGAAACCCTCCTCCTCCCTGATTTCAAAGGATTTGAACGCCCTGCACAGCCTGCTTTTGCATTTGCGTGCGGCATGACACCTTATTCAACAGAACTTCACCCTTATCTGGAAACCGTTTTCCCAAAGGAAAATATTGAGCAGCATCTTGGGGAACTCGTTGCCAAGGCTGGGCTGACACAGTTGCGTATCGCAGAGACTGAGAAATATCCTCATGTGACCTACTTCTTTAATGGCGGTCAAGAAGCCCCCTCTCCAAAAGAAGACCGCAAGCTTATTCCGTCTCCAAAAGTGGCGACCTATGATCTCCAGCCAGAAATGTCTGCGGATCAGGTGACCGATGATGTTGTTGCGGCGATTGATTCAGGCAAATACGACCTCATCATTCTAAACTATGCAAATCCAGATATGGTTGGTCACACAGGAAAGCTTGATGCCGCTATTTCAGCCTGCCAAGCGGTGGATAAAGGGCTTGGTCGAATTGAAGCCTCATTGAAAAAGCAAGGCGGTGTTTTGCTTCTCACAGCCGATCATGGAAATTGTGAAATCATGAAAAATGAGGAGACAGGCGCACCGCACACCTCTCATACAACCAATCCTGTTCCTGTTGTTTTGGCAGATTTCAGAGACGAAAAAGAGGTAAAATCCTTGCGTGATGGTGGGACGTTAGCAGATGTTGCCCCAACCCTCCTGCACTTCTTACGGATAGAACAGCCTGAAGCAATGACAGGCAAGTCTCTCATAGAAGCGTAA
- a CDS encoding alkene reductase, whose translation MISLFDPIQIGKTTCQNRLFMAPLTRTRNYPDGVPSSLMAQYYAQRAEAGLIVSESIAICLQGYGFLNASGIWMEEQIEGWKHVTEAVHQKGGKIIAQLWHGGRIVFPTMSGGQQPVSASDSAAPGIGHTWEGKRPYPKARALKISEIHQITELFAKAARNARKAGFDGVQIHGANGYLLDQFLRDSSNQRTDEYGYSPENRMRFLKEVCQAVIAEIGSEQVGVRLSPNGEILGCIDSQPEKLFLPVAKMLNELNIAWLALKEFNPHASKDNLANPLSYQPKLSPEIRKIFKKPLVLNGNYNFESAKEAVQDGFADAISFGRDFIANPDLVKRFKTSAPLNKEDKTTWYGQFLTDKEHGYTDWPTI comes from the coding sequence ATGATAAGTTTGTTTGACCCGATCCAAATTGGAAAAACGACCTGTCAGAACCGTCTTTTTATGGCGCCTCTGACACGCACCCGCAATTACCCTGATGGCGTTCCCTCTTCCCTCATGGCGCAATATTATGCACAGCGAGCAGAGGCAGGCTTAATTGTCTCCGAAAGCATTGCAATTTGTCTTCAAGGATATGGCTTTCTCAATGCGTCTGGCATCTGGATGGAAGAACAGATTGAAGGCTGGAAACATGTCACAGAAGCCGTTCATCAGAAAGGCGGAAAAATCATTGCGCAATTATGGCATGGCGGCAGAATTGTTTTTCCTACGATGTCTGGTGGACAACAGCCTGTCTCTGCAAGCGATAGCGCAGCACCTGGCATCGGCCATACATGGGAAGGAAAACGTCCTTATCCCAAGGCAAGGGCTTTAAAGATTTCTGAAATTCATCAAATTACCGAGCTTTTTGCCAAGGCTGCCCGAAATGCGCGCAAAGCAGGATTTGATGGTGTACAGATTCATGGTGCGAATGGTTATCTCCTAGACCAATTTTTAAGAGACAGCAGCAACCAAAGAACAGATGAATATGGCTACTCTCCTGAAAACCGTATGCGGTTCTTAAAAGAAGTCTGCCAAGCAGTCATTGCTGAAATTGGATCAGAGCAAGTAGGTGTCCGCCTTTCTCCTAATGGTGAAATTTTAGGCTGTATCGACAGCCAACCCGAAAAACTCTTTCTTCCAGTCGCTAAAATGCTTAATGAATTAAACATTGCCTGGCTGGCACTCAAAGAATTTAATCCACACGCCTCAAAAGATAATCTCGCCAATCCCCTTTCCTACCAACCCAAATTATCGCCAGAAATCCGAAAGATTTTTAAAAAGCCTTTGGTTTTAAATGGGAATTATAATTTTGAAAGCGCCAAAGAAGCTGTTCAAGACGGATTTGCCGATGCCATTTCTTTCGGCAGGGATTTTATTGCTAATCCTGATCTCGTGAAACGCTTTAAAACAAGCGCCCCCCTCAATAAAGAAGATAAAACAACATGGTACGGCCAATTCCTCACCGATAAAGAACATGGCTATACAGATTGGCCAACAATCTAA
- a CDS encoding sel1 repeat family protein yields MMSNKVISFTTTTLCAVFLAGSVGYLAGTGKLSLKSIAPLHSKPVAMLNLRFLEAAAKRGSVTAQLHLGNAYYFGKDVPQSDVKAAEFYQKAADEGDARAQYALGLLYDDSDGITPDYAKSAELWQKAADQGFVKAQYNLGVLYEKGKGVPQNYTKAAELYQKAVDQNFAHAEYNLGILYANGQGVKQDDAKAAELYQKAADQGYAPAQINLGVLYKNGQGVPQDYARTIELWKKAVAQGDKKAGRNLEKFYQEHPELRT; encoded by the coding sequence ATGATGAGCAATAAGGTTATCTCTTTCACAACGACGACTTTATGCGCCGTCTTTTTAGCAGGATCGGTTGGCTATTTGGCAGGAACAGGCAAACTTTCCTTGAAATCCATAGCGCCTCTTCATTCTAAACCTGTGGCCATGCTCAATCTCCGCTTTTTAGAAGCCGCAGCAAAACGAGGCAGCGTCACTGCACAGCTTCATCTTGGCAATGCCTATTATTTTGGAAAAGATGTCCCTCAAAGCGATGTCAAAGCGGCGGAATTTTATCAAAAAGCCGCTGATGAAGGCGATGCCAGAGCGCAATATGCTTTGGGGCTTCTTTATGATGACAGCGACGGAATAACACCAGATTATGCGAAATCTGCGGAACTTTGGCAAAAAGCGGCCGATCAAGGCTTTGTCAAAGCGCAATATAATTTAGGGGTTCTGTACGAAAAGGGAAAAGGTGTTCCGCAAAATTACACCAAAGCCGCAGAATTATACCAAAAAGCGGTCGATCAAAATTTTGCGCATGCAGAGTACAATTTAGGCATTCTCTATGCCAACGGACAAGGCGTTAAACAAGATGACGCCAAAGCCGCAGAATTATATCAAAAAGCAGCCGATCAAGGCTATGCGCCTGCTCAAATCAATTTAGGGGTTCTCTATAAAAATGGACAAGGCGTTCCGCAAGATTACGCTAGAACCATAGAGCTCTGGAAAAAAGCCGTCGCACAAGGAGATAAAAAAGCAGGACGCAATTTAGAGAAATTCTATCAGGAACATCCTGAATTGCGGACATGA
- a CDS encoding S41 family peptidase, with amino-acid sequence MKFLPASLKSVLLLSSAFLAFSPLYASAVEEAKLSEKIEKTPLPANISPEKKKEALETIKLLQLFGTIMDVAHTEYVEPVSDKKLIENGLKGMLSNLDPHSGYMPEEEFQSMKNEIEGHFGGLGMEVQQDSGHIRVVSALDDTPASRAGIQSGDLITDVDDAPLAGLPLIKAVEKLRGKPGSKVVLKLIQAKTGKSLTLSLKREKIKVRMVRSALYHDNLAYLRLSEFGDHAASELAAAFNKVQKEAAANKTKLKGVILDLRNNPGGRLDEAVAVSREFIPSGEIVSIRARKAESNQSWKADGSEITHNLPLVVLINSGSASASEIVAGAVKDHQRGLILGTRSFGKGSVQSVIPLPDNQGALRLTTARYYTPSGHSIQKFGISPDIEIFESSDDSKYFVFHEADFTGALENEDKKPLDAPRTLSPEAKKVPSVPPKSWPEFDLLKPSTDFQLQQAINILEKGLDAYFVKEPPKKVVSETSSKK; translated from the coding sequence ATGAAATTCCTTCCTGCGTCTTTGAAGTCTGTTTTACTTCTTTCCAGCGCTTTTTTAGCCTTTTCGCCCCTTTATGCGTCTGCTGTGGAAGAGGCAAAACTCTCTGAAAAGATTGAGAAAACGCCACTGCCAGCAAATATCAGTCCTGAAAAAAAGAAAGAAGCTCTCGAAACTATTAAGCTTCTTCAGCTTTTTGGGACGATTATGGACGTTGCCCATACAGAATATGTTGAGCCTGTCAGCGATAAAAAACTGATTGAAAACGGCTTAAAAGGCATGCTGAGCAATCTTGATCCGCATTCAGGCTATATGCCAGAAGAAGAATTTCAATCCATGAAAAACGAGATTGAAGGCCATTTTGGCGGTCTCGGGATGGAGGTTCAGCAAGATAGTGGCCATATCCGTGTTGTCTCTGCACTCGATGATACACCTGCCTCCCGTGCTGGTATTCAAAGTGGCGATCTCATCACTGATGTTGATGATGCGCCCCTCGCTGGCTTACCCCTTATTAAAGCGGTTGAAAAACTCCGTGGAAAACCAGGCAGCAAAGTCGTTCTCAAACTGATACAGGCTAAAACAGGAAAAAGCCTGACACTTTCCCTTAAACGGGAAAAAATCAAAGTCAGAATGGTACGCTCTGCCCTCTACCATGATAATCTTGCTTATTTGCGTCTTAGTGAATTTGGCGACCATGCGGCTTCAGAACTAGCTGCTGCGTTTAATAAAGTCCAAAAAGAAGCCGCCGCCAACAAGACAAAACTCAAAGGGGTCATTCTAGACCTTCGCAACAATCCGGGCGGACGTTTAGATGAGGCAGTTGCTGTGTCCCGTGAATTTATTCCATCGGGTGAAATTGTTTCCATTCGGGCGAGAAAGGCTGAAAGCAACCAAAGCTGGAAGGCCGATGGCAGCGAAATCACCCATAATCTTCCGCTCGTAGTTCTCATTAACTCTGGCTCTGCCTCTGCAAGTGAAATTGTGGCTGGCGCTGTCAAGGATCATCAGCGTGGCCTTATTTTAGGAACACGCTCTTTTGGAAAAGGCTCTGTGCAGTCAGTTATTCCGCTGCCAGACAATCAAGGCGCTCTGCGCCTAACGACGGCCCGTTATTATACCCCATCGGGCCACTCCATCCAGAAATTTGGAATCAGTCCAGATATTGAGATTTTTGAATCTTCAGACGATAGTAAATATTTTGTTTTCCATGAGGCCGATTTTACAGGCGCTCTTGAGAATGAAGACAAAAAACCGCTGGATGCGCCTCGAACCCTTTCGCCAGAAGCGAAAAAAGTTCCGAGTGTGCCACCAAAATCTTGGCCTGAGTTTGACCTGCTCAAACCAAGTACTGATTTTCAGCTTCAGCAAGCTATCAATATCCTTGAGAAAGGCTTAGATGCCTATTTTGTCAAGGAGCCCCCGAAAAAGGTCGTCTCCGAAACATCTAGTAAGAAGTAA
- a CDS encoding RNA pyrophosphohydrolase, protein MTDISSFHSLPYRPNAGIALFNRKGELFLGRRVDHRQQIWQCPQGGIQENETPEQAAWREMAEEIGTNKAKYLGEREGWVTYELPARLYGKALGGRYRGQRQKWVVFAFLGEDKDINLEQFEYPEFSEWKWASPESILSDYNLGFKSKAYQEVFPDIVQIFNESGFGTENKQ, encoded by the coding sequence ATGACTGACATCTCCTCCTTTCATTCTCTTCCTTATCGTCCCAATGCCGGCATTGCGCTGTTTAATCGAAAAGGAGAATTGTTCTTAGGAAGGCGTGTCGATCACCGTCAGCAAATTTGGCAATGCCCTCAAGGCGGTATTCAAGAAAATGAAACGCCTGAACAAGCTGCTTGGCGTGAAATGGCGGAAGAGATTGGCACCAACAAGGCAAAATATCTCGGCGAACGTGAAGGATGGGTTACCTACGAGTTACCTGCCCGCCTTTACGGAAAAGCCCTCGGCGGACGCTATCGTGGCCAAAGGCAAAAATGGGTCGTTTTTGCTTTTCTCGGTGAGGATAAAGATATAAATCTTGAACAATTCGAATATCCTGAATTTAGCGAATGGAAATGGGCTTCCCCTGAAAGCATTCTTTCAGACTATAATCTTGGATTTAAAAGCAAAGCCTACCAAGAAGTTTTTCCCGATATTGTTCAAATTTTCAATGAAAGTGGGTTTGGCACAGAAAACAAACAGTAG
- a CDS encoding ABC transporter ATP-binding protein, giving the protein MAAYPLVIRKAVDMFARKDPRILYQIPILVVILTGLKALCQYGQTLMLHRLSLDTIQSLQHKLLKSLLYKDLSTIEALPPAGWTSRFTTEAMAIREALTRATNAVGDVATVIGLGICMIWLDWELAIVALILYPLTVLPVRNVGKKVKNSAREMQSQTAKMVARLTENFSLARPVRLHGMEEKQYQDLGDGLNKLRNAHFAMARNKAKLDPLLEVIAGVSVAIAFAFAGWRSAMGGASLGEFTAFIAALFAASRPMRSLASLNAALQEGAAGLSHVFSVMDTPILIQDPKDPVAISRPFSSLVFEDVSYQYSDGRWGLQNFSLKIKEGSFVALVGESGAGKSTALSLIPRLHDPAMGRVLLGGEDLKSFAIKELRSLIGYVGQETPLFEMSLLDNIRISEPEASLEEVQNLCEAMGLDFIKQFPDGYQTLVGYQGRSLSGGQRQCVAIARALLRQPAILILDEAMSALDANSEAKLENFLREYRKGKTTIMVSHRLSSLGNANFISVMHEGCVVQEGSPEMLLKDEEGVYAKMASKQGLKAIHQTGLVQKEIGVLPNSSTVCFLCQTHFH; this is encoded by the coding sequence ATGGCCGCTTATCCGCTTGTCATTCGTAAAGCAGTGGATATGTTTGCCCGTAAAGATCCACGAATTCTCTATCAAATTCCTATTCTTGTTGTTATTTTGACGGGGTTAAAAGCGCTTTGCCAATATGGGCAGACGTTAATGTTGCACCGCCTTTCGTTAGACACGATTCAAAGTCTTCAGCATAAATTGCTAAAATCGCTGCTTTATAAAGACCTTTCTACCATTGAAGCCTTGCCGCCTGCTGGGTGGACTTCCCGTTTTACAACGGAGGCTATGGCAATCCGTGAAGCCCTGACCAGAGCAACCAATGCGGTAGGAGATGTGGCGACGGTTATTGGGCTTGGCATTTGTATGATTTGGCTGGATTGGGAATTGGCGATTGTCGCTCTTATTCTTTATCCGCTGACCGTTTTACCTGTACGCAATGTCGGTAAAAAGGTTAAAAATTCCGCTAGAGAAATGCAAAGCCAAACAGCAAAGATGGTTGCACGTTTAACAGAAAATTTTTCTCTTGCACGTCCTGTCCGCCTCCACGGAATGGAAGAAAAGCAGTATCAGGACTTAGGGGATGGCTTGAATAAATTGCGGAATGCCCATTTTGCCATGGCACGCAATAAAGCGAAATTAGATCCTTTATTAGAAGTCATCGCGGGGGTTTCTGTGGCGATTGCGTTTGCCTTTGCCGGCTGGCGCTCGGCGATGGGAGGGGCTTCTTTAGGGGAATTTACAGCATTTATTGCGGCACTTTTCGCCGCTTCCCGTCCGATGCGTTCTTTGGCTTCTCTGAATGCCGCCTTGCAAGAGGGGGCTGCGGGTCTTTCACATGTCTTTTCTGTTATGGATACGCCGATTTTGATTCAAGACCCGAAAGATCCAGTTGCTATTTCGCGTCCTTTTTCCAGTTTGGTTTTTGAAGATGTCTCTTATCAATATAGTGATGGACGATGGGGACTTCAAAATTTTTCTTTAAAGATTAAAGAAGGGAGTTTTGTAGCGTTAGTAGGGGAAAGTGGGGCTGGAAAATCGACAGCTCTTTCCTTAATTCCTCGTTTACATGACCCTGCGATGGGGCGTGTGCTTTTGGGAGGTGAGGATCTAAAATCTTTTGCGATAAAAGAGTTGCGGTCTTTAATTGGCTATGTAGGGCAGGAAACGCCTTTATTCGAAATGAGCTTGCTTGATAATATCCGCATTTCAGAGCCAGAAGCTTCGTTAGAAGAGGTTCAAAATCTGTGTGAGGCAATGGGACTGGATTTTATTAAACAATTTCCAGACGGCTACCAAACTTTGGTAGGCTATCAGGGGCGTTCTCTTTCTGGTGGGCAGCGTCAGTGTGTCGCCATTGCAAGAGCATTGCTAAGACAGCCTGCAATCTTGATTTTAGATGAGGCGATGAGCGCTTTAGATGCAAATAGCGAGGCAAAGCTTGAAAATTTCCTGAGGGAGTACCGTAAAGGAAAGACAACTATTATGGTTTCACACCGCTTGAGCAGTCTAGGTAATGCAAACTTTATTTCTGTCATGCACGAGGGGTGCGTCGTACAGGAAGGAAGCCCTGAGATGCTTTTGAAGGACGAGGAAGGCGTTTATGCCAAAATGGCTTCTAAGCAAGGCTTAAAAGCCATACATCAGACAGGCCTTGTTCAAAAAGAGATCGGCGTGCTTCCAAACAGTTCTACTGTTTGTTTTCTGTGCCAAACCCACTTTCATTGA
- a CDS encoding CCA tRNA nucleotidyltransferase: protein MKRYDLSHLCEKHSGLKRLWSIFPEARLVGGCVRDSLLGQVPHDIDMAVPYPPERVIEKLKAAKQRFFPTGLEHGTVSVLIKGEIYELTSLRQDLVTDGRHAQVAWTADWQKDAERRDFTINAMSMDKTGKLYDYFGGEADLRLGKVRFVGVPALRIQEDYLRILRYFRFSARFEQEAPSKKILKVISEALEGFATLAKERIRDEFSKILLGPHLIRTLYAMEEAGILKRLFQSYEIEALNTGLALDLPEDFILRLYVLCPEIEILKKTFALSNKEKKRLSFFAHFGNVFELTSDMPTLLKYLDQYPLSDLMAYSYIAEIKDAESVISKDKTCKNDWEILRQRLQETVLPEFPVAGRDLLERNVEAGPQIGALLKEMRLYWLAQEAKVTKQEILKYFGLQGWKIAKEREP, encoded by the coding sequence ATGAAGCGATATGATCTTTCGCATCTGTGTGAGAAGCATTCTGGCTTAAAGCGTTTATGGTCTATTTTTCCAGAGGCTCGATTGGTAGGGGGGTGTGTTCGAGATTCTCTTTTGGGGCAAGTCCCGCATGATATTGATATGGCTGTGCCATATCCGCCAGAGCGTGTCATTGAAAAGCTTAAAGCTGCAAAACAGCGTTTTTTTCCGACAGGTTTAGAACATGGAACGGTTTCTGTTCTTATCAAAGGAGAGATCTACGAGCTGACTTCATTGCGTCAGGACCTTGTGACCGATGGCCGCCATGCGCAAGTTGCCTGGACTGCGGATTGGCAAAAAGATGCTGAGCGGCGTGATTTTACGATCAATGCGATGTCGATGGATAAAACGGGCAAGCTTTATGATTATTTTGGCGGGGAAGCAGACTTAAGGCTAGGAAAGGTTCGGTTTGTGGGTGTGCCTGCTTTGCGCATTCAGGAAGATTATCTTCGGATTTTACGTTATTTTCGCTTTTCAGCACGTTTTGAACAGGAAGCCCCTTCTAAAAAAATTTTGAAAGTGATTTCAGAAGCGCTTGAAGGGTTTGCCACTTTGGCGAAGGAACGCATACGGGATGAGTTTTCTAAAATTCTTTTAGGGCCACACCTCATTCGAACGCTTTATGCAATGGAGGAGGCTGGAATTTTAAAACGCCTTTTTCAAAGTTATGAGATTGAGGCCTTAAACACTGGCTTGGCATTGGATTTACCAGAGGATTTTATTCTGCGTCTTTATGTGCTTTGTCCAGAGATTGAGATTTTAAAAAAAACTTTTGCGCTTTCAAATAAAGAGAAAAAACGCCTGTCTTTTTTTGCACATTTTGGGAATGTTTTTGAATTAACATCAGATATGCCAACACTTTTGAAATATCTCGATCAGTATCCTCTTTCTGACTTAATGGCTTATTCTTATATCGCAGAAATAAAAGATGCTGAAAGCGTGATTTCTAAGGACAAAACCTGTAAGAATGACTGGGAGATTTTACGTCAGCGGCTTCAAGAGACAGTTTTGCCTGAATTTCCAGTCGCAGGGCGGGATCTGCTCGAAAGAAATGTCGAAGCAGGCCCTCAAATTGGGGCATTATTAAAAGAAATGCGCCTTTATTGGTTAGCGCAAGAGGCCAAAGTTACCAAACAAGAGATTTTAAAATATTTTGGCCTGCAAGGCTGGAAGATTGCTAAAGAAAGAGAGCCCTGA
- a CDS encoding DUF1285 domain-containing protein codes for MTRQAVEESCMSKFAMMATLEKLSFGCQCLPKKGTEKTGRLPFRIARDGRWYYKSELIKEREAQKFLASMLMRDEAGNYFLQTPSGKGFIEVEDVPYIAMRMQFSGLCERRQSISLMTNIGKIYCVGPDHPLFCQFSKEEGRASVYLRLTEDEKKAPILARLSKAVIFELGALSAVHFLDGKECMGVWSRGQFFPIPCAF; via the coding sequence GTGACAAGGCAGGCAGTTGAAGAATCTTGTATGTCTAAATTTGCGATGATGGCGACATTAGAGAAATTATCCTTCGGGTGTCAGTGTTTGCCTAAAAAAGGAACAGAGAAAACGGGAAGGTTGCCTTTCCGTATCGCTCGGGACGGACGCTGGTATTATAAGTCAGAACTGATTAAGGAGCGGGAGGCTCAGAAATTTTTAGCGTCGATGCTGATGCGTGATGAGGCTGGAAATTATTTCCTTCAAACCCCCTCAGGTAAAGGCTTTATTGAAGTTGAGGATGTGCCTTATATTGCCATGAGAATGCAATTTAGCGGTTTATGTGAAAGACGCCAGAGCATCTCTTTGATGACCAATATTGGAAAAATTTACTGTGTTGGGCCAGATCATCCGCTTTTTTGCCAGTTTAGTAAAGAGGAAGGCAGGGCTTCTGTTTATCTCCGCTTAACGGAAGACGAGAAAAAAGCGCCGATTTTAGCACGTTTAAGCAAGGCGGTGATTTTTGAGTTAGGGGCATTGAGCGCTGTGCATTTCTTGGATGGAAAAGAATGTATGGGTGTTTGGAGCAGAGGTCAATTTTTCCCTATTCCGTGTGCTTTTTAA
- a CDS encoding ankyrin repeat domain-containing protein — protein MFSSLPKQYAFRHIKNLAWARKPLALSLIFTLLSPLALAVLPQTAHAQSQQEAEEEEAAMEQQRQEEARKNSLSKAPPSALPGVENSYEEPSIHSNNDTNPTQALFESINKGSMNAAREALSRGADITARNVLDQTPLDMAIDLNRNNIVFLLLSLRGYNPEGHLIKTTTHEETGDMSAKVSGTASMVVNPKREEPHYDPSGGVPIPKIGFLGYGPTVATPKKVKRPSTFTPALPPVDEKLEKPKIEKEIVEAERAPRDPAAPTVGATPQQPGQFVVKARSKKQKHAVISIPANAKNVHIRPMQNPDETQETEPLPPAPTAPNEP, from the coding sequence ATGTTTTCTTCCCTTCCCAAGCAATATGCTTTCAGACACATAAAGAATCTTGCATGGGCTAGGAAACCTCTAGCGCTTTCGCTGATTTTCACCTTACTCTCCCCCCTAGCTCTTGCCGTGCTTCCCCAAACGGCACACGCACAATCCCAGCAAGAGGCGGAAGAGGAAGAAGCCGCCATGGAGCAACAGCGTCAGGAAGAAGCGAGGAAAAATTCCCTTAGCAAAGCACCGCCTTCCGCCCTGCCTGGCGTTGAAAACAGCTATGAAGAACCCAGCATTCATTCCAACAACGATACAAACCCAACACAGGCACTTTTTGAATCCATCAATAAAGGATCTATGAATGCCGCCCGTGAAGCTTTAAGCCGTGGTGCTGACATCACGGCACGCAATGTTTTGGATCAAACGCCTTTGGATATGGCGATTGACTTAAACCGAAATAATATCGTCTTTCTCTTGCTCTCTCTTAGAGGTTACAATCCTGAAGGACACCTCATAAAAACCACAACGCATGAGGAAACGGGAGACATGTCCGCCAAAGTTTCGGGCACGGCGAGCATGGTCGTCAATCCAAAAAGAGAAGAACCGCATTACGATCCAAGCGGTGGCGTTCCCATTCCTAAAATTGGCTTTTTGGGCTATGGCCCTACTGTTGCAACGCCTAAGAAAGTAAAAAGGCCATCGACTTTCACTCCTGCCCTGCCACCGGTAGATGAAAAGCTTGAAAAACCTAAAATTGAAAAAGAAATTGTCGAAGCGGAAAGAGCGCCAAGAGATCCAGCAGCACCGACAGTTGGTGCAACACCGCAGCAGCCAGGGCAATTCGTCGTCAAAGCCCGCTCTAAAAAGCAAAAACATGCGGTTATTTCTATTCCAGCCAATGCAAAAAACGTCCATATCCGTCCGATGCAAAATCCAGATGAAACACAGGAAACAGAACCTCTTCCGCCTGCACCAACAGCCCCCAATGAACCATAA